The following proteins are co-located in the Clavibacter capsici genome:
- the fusA gene encoding elongation factor G, with protein sequence MAQDVLTDLNKVRNIGIMAHIDAGKTTTTERILFYTGITHKIGEVHDGAATMDWMAQEQERGITITSAATTCFWNKNQINIIDTPGHVDFTVEVERSLRVLDGAVAVFDGKEGVEPQSETVWRQADKYDVPRICFVNKMDKLGADFYFTVDTIVNRLGAKPLVIQLPIGSESGFEGVIDLVEMRALTWRGDSKGDVELGAKYEIEEIPADLQDKADEYRAKLLETVAETDDALLEKYFGGEELTVAEIKAAIRKLTVNSEIYPVLCGSAFKNRGVQPMLDAVIDYLPSPLDVPPMEGHDVRDEEKVIIRKPDATEPFSALAFKVAVHPFFGRLTYVRVYSGTIAGGSQVINSTKGKKERIGKIFQMHSNKENPVDSVTAGHIYAVIGLKDTTTGDTLCDPNEQIVLESMTFPEPVIEVAIEPKTKADQEKLGVAIQKLAEEDPTFRTEQNQETGQTVIKGMGELHLDILVDRMKREFNVEANVGKPQVAYRETIRGTVDKHDFTHKKQTGGSGQFAKIQIKIEPMEVTAEKTYEFDNKVTGGRVPREYIPSVDAGIQDALQVGVLAGYPMVGVKATLLDGAAHDVDSSEMAFKIAGSMAFKEAARKAKPVLLEPLMAVEVRTPEEYMGDVIGDLNSRRGQIQAMEDASGVKVITANVPLSEMFGYVGDLRSKTSGRAVYSMSFGSYAEVPKAVADEIVQKNKGE encoded by the coding sequence GTGGCACAGGACGTGCTCACCGACCTGAACAAGGTCCGCAACATCGGCATCATGGCTCACATCGATGCCGGCAAGACCACCACCACCGAGCGCATCCTGTTCTACACGGGCATCACTCACAAGATCGGCGAGGTCCACGACGGCGCCGCCACGATGGACTGGATGGCCCAGGAGCAGGAGCGCGGCATCACTATCACGTCCGCCGCGACGACGTGCTTCTGGAACAAGAACCAGATCAACATCATCGACACCCCCGGGCACGTCGACTTCACGGTCGAGGTGGAGCGCTCGCTCCGCGTCCTCGACGGCGCGGTCGCCGTGTTCGACGGCAAGGAGGGCGTCGAGCCCCAGTCCGAGACGGTGTGGCGCCAGGCCGACAAGTACGACGTGCCGCGCATCTGCTTCGTCAACAAGATGGACAAGCTCGGCGCGGACTTCTACTTCACGGTCGACACCATCGTCAACCGCCTCGGCGCCAAGCCGCTGGTCATCCAGCTGCCCATCGGCTCCGAGAGCGGCTTCGAGGGCGTCATCGACCTCGTCGAGATGCGTGCGCTGACCTGGCGCGGCGACTCCAAGGGAGACGTCGAGCTCGGTGCGAAGTACGAGATCGAGGAGATCCCCGCGGACCTCCAGGACAAGGCGGACGAGTACCGGGCCAAGCTGCTCGAGACCGTCGCCGAGACCGACGACGCGCTGCTCGAGAAGTACTTCGGCGGCGAGGAGCTGACGGTGGCGGAGATCAAGGCCGCCATCCGCAAGCTCACCGTCAACAGCGAGATCTACCCCGTGCTGTGCGGCTCCGCGTTCAAGAACCGCGGTGTCCAGCCGATGCTCGACGCGGTCATCGACTACCTCCCCAGCCCGCTCGACGTGCCCCCCATGGAGGGCCACGACGTGCGCGACGAGGAGAAGGTCATCATCCGCAAGCCCGACGCGACCGAGCCGTTCTCGGCTCTCGCGTTCAAGGTCGCGGTGCACCCGTTCTTCGGTCGCCTCACGTACGTCCGGGTCTACTCGGGCACCATCGCGGGCGGCTCGCAGGTCATCAACTCGACCAAGGGCAAGAAGGAGCGCATCGGCAAGATCTTCCAGATGCACTCCAACAAGGAGAACCCGGTCGACTCGGTCACCGCGGGTCACATCTACGCGGTCATCGGCCTCAAGGACACGACCACGGGCGACACGCTGTGCGACCCGAACGAGCAGATCGTGCTCGAGTCGATGACGTTCCCCGAGCCCGTCATCGAGGTCGCCATCGAGCCGAAGACGAAGGCCGACCAGGAGAAGCTGGGTGTCGCCATCCAGAAGCTCGCCGAGGAGGACCCGACCTTCCGCACGGAGCAGAACCAGGAGACCGGTCAGACGGTCATCAAGGGCATGGGCGAGCTCCACCTCGACATCCTGGTCGACCGCATGAAGCGCGAGTTCAACGTCGAGGCGAACGTCGGCAAGCCGCAGGTCGCGTACCGTGAGACCATCCGCGGCACCGTCGACAAGCACGACTTCACCCACAAGAAGCAGACGGGTGGATCGGGCCAGTTCGCCAAGATCCAGATCAAGATCGAGCCCATGGAGGTGACCGCGGAGAAGACCTACGAGTTCGACAACAAGGTCACCGGCGGTCGCGTCCCGCGGGAGTACATCCCCTCGGTCGACGCGGGCATCCAGGACGCCCTCCAGGTCGGCGTGCTCGCCGGCTACCCCATGGTGGGCGTGAAGGCGACGCTGCTGGACGGCGCCGCGCACGACGTCGACTCCTCGGAGATGGCGTTCAAGATCGCCGGCTCGATGGCCTTCAAGGAGGCCGCGCGCAAGGCGAAGCCCGTGCTGCTCGAGCCGCTCATGGCCGTCGAGGTCCGCACGCCCGAGGAGTACATGGGCGACGTCATCGGCGACCTGAACTCCCGACGCGGGCAGATCCAGGCGATGGAGGACGCGAGCGGCGTGAAGGTCATCACCGCCAACGTCCCCCTGTCGGAGATGTTCGGCTACGTCGGCGACCTGAGGAGCAAGACCTCGGGCCGCGCGGTGTACTCGATGAGCTTCGGCAGCTACGCCGAGGTCCCGAAGGCTGTCGCCGACGAGATCGTCCAGAAGAACAAGGGCGAGTAG
- the tuf gene encoding elongation factor Tu, translating into MGKAKFERTKPHVNIGTIGHVDHGKTTLTAAISKVLADKYPSATNVQRDFASIDSAPEERQRGITINISHVEYETPKRHYAHVDAPGHADYIKNMITGAAQMDGAILVVAATDGPMAQTREHVLLAKQVGVPYLLVALNKSDMVDDEEILELVELEVRELLSSQDFDGDNAPVVQVSGLKALEGDEKWVEQIVKLMDAVDDSIPEPVRDKDKPFLMPVEDVFTITGRGTVVTGRAERGTLAINSDVEIVGIRPTVKTTVTGIEMFHKQLDEAWAGENCGLLLRGTKREDVERGQVIVKPGSVTPHTDFEGTAYILSKEEGGRHNPFYANYRPQFYFRTTDVTGVITLPEGTEMVMPGDTTDMNVALIQPIAMEEGLGFAIREGGRTVGAGTVTKIVK; encoded by the coding sequence GTGGGTAAGGCCAAGTTCGAGCGGACCAAGCCGCACGTCAACATCGGAACGATCGGTCACGTCGACCACGGCAAGACGACGCTGACGGCAGCGATCTCCAAGGTCCTGGCGGACAAGTACCCGTCGGCGACCAACGTGCAGCGCGACTTCGCGTCCATCGACTCCGCTCCCGAGGAGCGCCAGCGCGGCATCACGATCAACATCTCGCACGTCGAGTACGAGACGCCCAAGCGTCACTACGCTCACGTCGACGCCCCGGGTCACGCTGACTACATCAAGAACATGATCACCGGCGCGGCGCAGATGGACGGCGCGATCCTCGTGGTCGCCGCCACCGACGGCCCCATGGCCCAGACGCGCGAGCACGTCCTGCTCGCGAAGCAGGTCGGCGTGCCGTACCTGCTCGTCGCGCTCAACAAGTCCGACATGGTCGACGACGAGGAGATCCTCGAGCTCGTCGAGCTCGAGGTCCGCGAGCTGCTCTCCAGCCAGGACTTCGACGGCGACAACGCCCCCGTCGTCCAGGTCTCCGGCCTCAAGGCGCTCGAGGGCGACGAGAAGTGGGTCGAGCAGATCGTCAAGCTCATGGACGCGGTCGACGACTCCATCCCGGAGCCCGTCCGCGACAAGGACAAGCCGTTCCTCATGCCCGTCGAGGACGTCTTCACGATCACCGGTCGTGGCACCGTCGTCACGGGTCGCGCCGAGCGCGGCACGCTGGCCATCAACTCGGACGTCGAGATCGTGGGCATCCGTCCCACCGTCAAGACCACCGTCACGGGCATCGAGATGTTCCACAAGCAGCTCGACGAGGCCTGGGCCGGCGAGAACTGCGGTCTCCTGCTCCGCGGCACCAAGCGCGAGGACGTCGAGCGCGGCCAGGTCATCGTCAAGCCGGGTTCGGTCACGCCGCACACGGACTTCGAGGGCACCGCGTACATCCTCTCCAAGGAGGAGGGCGGGCGTCACAACCCGTTCTACGCGAACTACCGTCCGCAGTTCTACTTCCGCACCACCGACGTCACCGGCGTCATCACGCTGCCCGAGGGCACCGAGATGGTCATGCCCGGCGACACCACCGACATGAACGTCGCGCTGATCCAGCCGATCGCCATGGAGGAGGGCCTCGGCTTCGCCATCCGCGAGGGTGGCCGCACCGTCGGCGCCGGCACGGTCACGAAGATCGTCAAGTAG